The following proteins come from a genomic window of Phycisphaerales bacterium:
- the speB gene encoding agmatinase, which translates to MPSTILANTRVTPRFAGIPTFCRYPQLELVPKESRPLDWALYGVPYDGGVTYRPGARFGPRAIRDASQYVKRYHLEHAVDVCEKLSLCDAGDAPVKPYDGKGTLDAVTDWVRGVADANTKLFAIGGDHSIAYANIRATWERCGRPAGGLALLHFDSHLDTVDAVWGEKWGHASVFKRAIEDGFINPRKMLSVGIKGPLNTPDDLDFAKQHGITVITAEQWHASVRAGSREVEAFVAQLNGAETYLTFDVDVVDPAYAPGTGTPSVGGLTSAEVFRLLRSLKGANIVGADVVEVLPDRDVSDITALLASHVVFEVLALDAIRQGN; encoded by the coding sequence ATGCCCTCCACCATCCTCGCGAACACCCGCGTCACTCCGCGTTTCGCCGGCATCCCGACCTTCTGCCGTTACCCACAGCTCGAGCTTGTCCCCAAGGAGTCGCGCCCGCTTGACTGGGCGCTCTACGGCGTGCCCTACGACGGCGGCGTGACCTACCGGCCCGGCGCCCGCTTCGGTCCCCGCGCCATCCGTGATGCCTCGCAGTACGTCAAGCGCTACCACCTCGAGCACGCGGTTGACGTGTGCGAGAAGCTCAGCCTATGCGATGCCGGCGATGCACCCGTGAAGCCGTATGACGGCAAGGGCACGCTCGACGCCGTGACCGACTGGGTCCGCGGCGTGGCCGACGCGAACACCAAGCTCTTCGCCATCGGCGGCGATCACTCGATCGCCTACGCCAACATCCGCGCCACATGGGAGCGCTGCGGCCGCCCCGCCGGCGGTCTCGCGCTGCTCCACTTCGACAGCCACCTCGACACCGTTGATGCCGTTTGGGGCGAGAAGTGGGGGCACGCGTCGGTGTTCAAGCGCGCAATCGAGGATGGGTTCATCAACCCGCGCAAGATGCTGTCAGTGGGCATCAAGGGCCCTCTCAACACCCCCGACGACCTGGACTTTGCCAAGCAGCACGGCATCACCGTGATCACCGCCGAGCAATGGCACGCGTCCGTCCGCGCGGGCTCGCGGGAGGTGGAGGCCTTCGTCGCGCAGCTGAACGGCGCTGAGACGTACCTGACGTTCGATGTGGATGTTGTGGACCCCGCCTACGCCCCTGGGACCGGCACGCCCTCCGTCGGCGGGCTGACTTCTGCCGAGGTCTTCCGGCTCCTCCGCTCGCTCAAGGGCGCGAACATCGTTGGTGCCGACGTCGTCGAGGTGCTCCCCGACCGGGACGTGTCCGACATCACCGCCCTCCTCGCCTCCCACGTGGTGTTTGAAGTTTTGGCGCTGGATGCGATACGCCAAGGCAACTAA
- a CDS encoding GxxExxY protein: MEQYPHAGLTQAIIGAAIEVHRALGPGLLESAYEACLAHEFALRSIAFKRQVEIPVLYKGIKVETAFRADFIVEGAVIVELKSAERLTPVYDAQLLTYLKLTSLPVGLILNFNTKVLTDGIKRIALTT; this comes from the coding sequence ATGGAGCAGTACCCGCATGCAGGATTGACGCAGGCGATCATCGGGGCGGCTATTGAAGTGCATCGGGCGCTCGGGCCCGGGCTTCTGGAGTCCGCTTACGAGGCGTGCCTTGCGCACGAGTTCGCGCTCCGCTCGATCGCATTCAAGCGTCAGGTCGAGATACCCGTCCTCTACAAGGGCATCAAGGTAGAAACCGCTTTCCGCGCCGACTTCATTGTCGAAGGCGCCGTCATTGTGGAGCTCAAGTCAGCCGAGCGGTTGACGCCTGTCTACGACGCTCAACTCTTGACCTACCTCAAGCTCACCTCCCTGCCGGTCGGATTGATTCTGAACTTCAACACCAAGGTCCTCACCGACGGCATAAAGCGCATCGCATTGACGACTTAG
- the dnaK gene encoding molecular chaperone DnaK yields MHYPPQQQQENQTMSKIIGIDLGTTNSCVAVMEGGSPKVLINSSGNRVTPSVVGFTDKGERLVGQPAKHQQVTNPKNTVFSIKRFMGRRHSEVSSQADAGYGKAGNEESKVPYTITGGPEEFVKVRVNQGEFTPQQISAFILQDLKKTAEDYLGEKVTRAVITVPAYFNDAQRQATKDAGEIAGLKVERIINEPTAAALAYGLDKKKNEKIAVFDLGGGTFDVSILDIGDGVFEVLSTNGDTHLGGDDWDQRLIDFLAEEFRKKEGIDIRKDPMALQRLKEAAEKAKIELSTMQETTVNLPFITADQNGPKHLQVSITRSKFESITNDLFERLKEPCRNALRDAKIDISKIDEVVLVGGSTRMPRAQQIAKEIFGKEPNKSVNPDEVVAIGAAVQGGVLTGDVKDILLLDVTPLSLGVETLGGVMTRLIERNTTIPTSKKEVFSTAADNQPSVQIRVLQGEREFAKDNRLLGEFDLSGIPPAPRGTPQIEVEFALDANGILTVTATEKASGKKADIKITNSGGLDKNEIDRMKRDAEAHAAEDKARRELVDLKNQCDALVIQTRKQLEEHGGKVTAEVRGKIESAISNLETKIKSDDKDAIVAARNELDKAAMELGKALYEEAAKNGGTPGADAGAAGGGKPKDDVIDAEYKVKDEG; encoded by the coding sequence TTGCACTACCCCCCTCAGCAGCAGCAGGAGAACCAAACAATGTCCAAAATCATCGGCATCGACCTGGGCACCACGAACTCGTGCGTCGCCGTCATGGAAGGCGGCTCGCCCAAGGTCCTCATCAACTCCTCCGGTAACCGGGTGACCCCCTCGGTCGTCGGCTTCACCGACAAGGGCGAGCGCCTCGTCGGCCAGCCCGCCAAGCACCAGCAGGTGACCAACCCCAAGAACACCGTCTTCTCGATCAAGCGGTTCATGGGGCGGCGTCACAGCGAGGTCTCGTCGCAGGCTGACGCGGGGTACGGCAAGGCCGGCAACGAAGAGTCCAAAGTCCCTTACACCATCACCGGCGGGCCCGAGGAGTTCGTGAAGGTCCGGGTCAACCAGGGCGAGTTCACGCCGCAGCAAATCAGCGCCTTCATCCTCCAGGACCTCAAGAAGACCGCCGAGGACTACCTGGGCGAGAAGGTCACCCGCGCCGTGATCACCGTGCCCGCCTACTTCAACGACGCCCAGCGCCAGGCCACCAAGGACGCCGGCGAGATCGCCGGCCTCAAGGTCGAGCGCATCATCAACGAGCCCACCGCCGCGGCCCTCGCCTACGGCCTGGACAAGAAGAAGAACGAGAAGATCGCCGTATTCGACCTGGGCGGCGGCACGTTCGACGTGTCGATCCTCGACATCGGCGACGGCGTGTTCGAGGTGCTCTCCACCAACGGCGACACGCACCTGGGCGGCGACGACTGGGACCAGCGCCTGATCGACTTCCTCGCCGAGGAGTTCCGCAAGAAGGAAGGCATCGACATCCGCAAGGACCCGATGGCCCTGCAGCGTCTGAAGGAAGCCGCGGAGAAGGCGAAGATTGAGCTCTCCACGATGCAGGAGACGACGGTCAACCTGCCATTCATCACCGCCGACCAGAACGGCCCCAAGCACCTGCAGGTGTCGATCACCCGCAGCAAGTTCGAATCGATCACCAACGATCTGTTCGAGCGGCTGAAGGAGCCGTGCCGCAACGCGCTCCGCGACGCCAAGATCGACATCAGCAAGATCGACGAGGTCGTGCTGGTGGGCGGCTCCACCCGCATGCCGCGGGCGCAGCAGATCGCCAAGGAGATCTTCGGCAAGGAGCCAAACAAGAGCGTCAACCCCGACGAGGTCGTCGCCATCGGCGCGGCCGTGCAGGGCGGCGTTCTCACCGGCGACGTCAAGGACATCCTGCTGCTGGACGTCACCCCGCTCTCCCTGGGCGTTGAGACCCTCGGCGGCGTCATGACGCGCCTGATCGAGCGCAACACCACCATCCCCACCTCCAAGAAGGAGGTGTTCTCGACCGCGGCGGACAACCAGCCCAGCGTGCAGATCCGCGTGCTTCAGGGCGAGCGCGAGTTCGCCAAGGACAACCGCCTGCTCGGCGAGTTCGACCTGTCCGGAATCCCGCCCGCACCACGTGGCACGCCGCAGATCGAGGTGGAGTTCGCCCTCGACGCCAACGGCATCCTTACCGTCACCGCGACGGAGAAGGCCAGCGGCAAGAAGGCCGACATCAAGATCACCAACAGCGGCGGCCTGGACAAGAACGAAATCGACCGCATGAAGCGCGACGCCGAGGCCCACGCGGCCGAGGACAAGGCCCGGCGCGAGCTCGTCGACCTCAAGAACCAGTGCGACGCGCTGGTCATCCAGACCCGCAAGCAGCTGGAAGAGCACGGGGGCAAGGTCACCGCCGAGGTCCGCGGCAAGATCGAGTCCGCCATCAGCAACCTCGAGACAAAGATCAAGTCCGACGACAAGGACGCGATCGTGGCGGCCCGCAACGAGCTCGACAAGGCCGCGATGGAGCTCGGCAAGGCCCTGTACGAGGAGGCCGCGAAGAACGGCGGCACGCCGGGCGCGGATGCCGGTGCCGCGGGCGGCGGCAAGCCCAAGGACGACGTCATCGACGCCGAGTACAAGGTGAAGGACGAGGGCTGA